The Eremothecium cymbalariae DBVPG#7215 chromosome 7, complete sequence genome contains the following window.
GAAGGTTCGGGAGACGAAAGAGGTAGATGCAGGCGCAATGGCCGCAGCGTCTGCGATTGCCAAAGCGATGAATTCTTCTGGTACTTCGATCGATGGGTCTATGCTGCCTCGTTATAATAGTATAAGTAGGGGGAAGGCTCTTCCACGGACTGTAGGAAGTGGGGCTCAGTCTGGCTTGGTGGGAAGTCCTTCAACGAGGCTGAAGAGTATGTCTAATGTAAGTAGGCGTGGGGGTGGCAGCAAGGCGAAATTGTTGAGAAGGTACTCTGAGTGTCTAGATACAGATGTGCAATTTAAGGAGTTTGGAGGTGTGGAAGTTGCAGGTGTGTTGAAAGAAGTTCCGCAGGGTATTCACATAGGAGGGTCGGAGCAGGGGGGTCGGATGGTTGCCAAATATATCCCAAGTCCTCGCGGGCTGGTGAAAGTCATGGTCCCTGCAGtgtcaaaatcttcaataactGCGAGTAGTGGGTCTTTGCAGAAGCCTTCATCGCTACGCAATGGGTCGACATCTAATCGGCAGTTGCtacaaaagaaattggGTACGATAAGGCAAGGCTCACCACTAAAGCAGTCCACTTTAACGAGGAGCTCTATTAGCAGTAATGAACCGGCCTCTGACACGAACGTTGATTGTAAGCCATCGGAATATCACGATGCCATGACTGGATCGCCACCCAGTTGCCGTAAGGGTTGCCAGTCTGCCGCCGGATCTCATACAAGTCCAAAGAAAACAGGAGACAaaggttttgaaaatcGTATTGCTGTTGAGAATATTGTTCCCTACCAGTTGGATGACACTTCCTCTGGGACTAATTTTAAGCCGTCCGAAAGTAATGGCAAGGATGCAGGGAAAGCTTCTCCTAGTCTTTTGGACAGAGCTGCTACGTTAGAAGAGAAAATTGTTAAAGCTGAAGCTGAAGTTCAGAGATCTTTTGTGCAACCACAttcagatgaagaattaaaaatggGCAGAAATTTCGATCAGGTGCTGGACGAGAATTTATATGTAACACCTGACACGCCTCTGTCTCACACCCGATCTGAAACCTCGCCAATAGGTACACACACAACAAGGTCTGCTAGAGAAGGCAATGAAGAACCATCAGTAAATACAACTAAAGGTCATTCGGAAGGTGCATCTTCCATTGAGCCAGGGGTAACTATGGCTCAGTGTTTACGCTCGACTATACCATACTTAAAAAGCGCAGCCAATTTTGATCAGGTAGATCATaaaagaagttcaagcaCTAATTCTAATTCAGTTTTCGAAAGTTCCCAGGTAGAGCACTCAGCAAGTCCACACCCAATGAAATCCGCTTTGAAAAAGTCTTCGCGTTCAGGTAGCGTCAACCTTTACGATAAAGGTACAACTTATAATAATCCGGCAGCTAATGGTGCGTACTTGTCATTAACGACAGCGGAGAACACCAGGTTAAATGCTAGAGTATCTAATGAGAATTTGTCTAGAAAGTCCTCATCGATGAGGGAAGCTGTTCATAAATCTTCTATTTACTCTGGAAGATCGCAGACATCCGAGCCTGGTAAAAAGCTCCCTGTAAGGAAAGGTAATCGCCAAAATAATACTAATTTGAGTCCAATTAAGCAGGAGCCTCCAGCTAGATCTAAAAGCAGGCCcgtttcaaaaaaaattagtGCAACTAAAAAACCAACTCAGCCAAAATCGGAAACGCCGAAGGTTGAGTCAAGTGGCCTATATCCAATACAGCCACCTAAAAAATCAAGCTTTGAACGGGAGAGACCTCAAAATAAGAACCTTGGCTTCAAGAATTTATCGCTAAGAAATGGTACAATCGAAGATCCTTGGATGCAGCCGGATCCCGCAAGTTCTGATGGTCGTGAAAATTCTGGTTCTTCacagaagttgaaaactCTTCCTCCATCTGTCGCAGAGTCCTCTGCAAAACAGGTCCTCCTCCCTGTTACCGGTGAAGGTTGGAAATCCCGATTTACTGACTCTGActctgatgaagatgaaagTCCTCCATTTAGTAGCAATAGTGTATCAACGCAACCCAGCAGCCAGAGAGACTCACCTACCGGTCATGCAGGTTTCTctttattcaaaaatcaCAATAAATCGTCCAAACAAAAAGGTTCCATGAAGTCTAAAATTGCTACTGGAAACTCCAAGAATAACGCCAAGGCTAGTGGAGGACAACAGAGTGGCTCGGTGGCATCTGAAGCGAAGATTAATCATTTGGCTCTAAGACGAAGCAATGAATATCATTCGCAGCCACGAGGACCTTCTTTTGACATATCTGATGCTCCACCATTACCAACGCACATGGATGTTAAAAAGGCGTCGCCCACTCGTAAATTTAGAGTTTCTTCCGTCACCTCACGGAAATCGGCCACATCAGAATCGAAGAAGCCGGGCTTGGGTGGTAAGATAAAGCAGTTATTTGATAAAAAGGGAAAGGGAAATGGGAAGGCTTAATACATAAAGTATAATGAAacattttaataatttggAATAAGGTTAAGGAATAGCAGTCGCCTGAGGTTTTCctgtaatatatatggtgTTTTTACactttttttaaaaatttttatagGTTAATTGAATTGAGATAAGGGGTAGTGTGTTAATACTTTCTGATCGTTGGTTGTAGTTCAAATTTTTGTCGACAATGCGTAATTTACTAACACTTCAGTATCCCCACTTCATAAGGATTTTATAATGACACTAATTCTATGAACTTATAACATCTATCTTTTAAGCTAACCTACAACGCGACACACTCAAGAAAGACTGGGCCACATGATCAATGTTGCTTCGGTTAATCCCAGCTAACGATATTCTACCATCTTGAGTAAGATATATAGAGTGATGACGTCTTAGTATATCTACCTGCTTGGGTGAAAACCCCgaataataaaacatc
Protein-coding sequences here:
- a CDS encoding uncharacterized protein (similar to Ashbya gossypii ABL037C) gives rise to the protein MFHKSRKVRETKEVDAGAMAAASAIAKAMNSSGTSIDGSMLPRYNSISRGKALPRTVGSGAQSGLVGSPSTRLKSMSNVSRRGGGSKAKLLRRYSECLDTDVQFKEFGGVEVAGVLKEVPQGIHIGGSEQGGRMVAKYIPSPRGLVKVMVPAVSKSSITASSGSLQKPSSLRNGSTSNRQLLQKKLGTIRQGSPLKQSTLTRSSISSNEPASDTNVDCKPSEYHDAMTGSPPSCRKGCQSAAGSHTSPKKTGDKGFENRIAVENIVPYQLDDTSSGTNFKPSESNGKDAGKASPSLLDRAATLEEKIVKAEAEVQRSFVQPHSDEELKMGRNFDQVLDENLYVTPDTPLSHTRSETSPIGTHTTRSAREGNEEPSVNTTKGHSEGASSIEPGVTMAQCLRSTIPYLKSAANFDQVDHKRSSSTNSNSVFESSQVEHSASPHPMKSALKKSSRSGSVNLYDKGTTYNNPAANGAYLSLTTAENTRLNARVSNENLSRKSSSMREAVHKSSIYSGRSQTSEPGKKLPVRKGNRQNNTNLSPIKQEPPARSKSRPVSKKISATKKPTQPKSETPKVESSGLYPIQPPKKSSFERERPQNKNLGFKNLSLRNGTIEDPWMQPDPASSDGRENSGSSQKLKTLPPSVAESSAKQVLLPVTGEGWKSRFTDSDSDEDESPPFSSNSVSTQPSSQRDSPTGHAGFSLFKNHNKSSKQKGSMKSKIATGNSKNNAKASGGQQSGSVASEAKINHLALRRSNEYHSQPRGPSFDISDAPPLPTHMDVKKASPTRKFRVSSVTSRKSATSESKKPGLGGKIKQLFDKKGKGNGKA